In Naumovozyma dairenensis CBS 421 chromosome 2, complete genome, the following are encoded in one genomic region:
- the NDAI0B02800 gene encoding uncharacterized protein (similar to Saccharomyces cerevisiae ATG19 (YOL082W); ancestral locus Anc_3.120), with amino-acid sequence MCEQTPMEEKLPEVSWPTGKQYYIDNGFGLVAVNPKALTPYFLLKAFPKARIISNTRDYIFPREIGLEFDELRRVLAGNIAISFKVSDRYLKYQSQKFDSNNAEPVTINDAQVGGQKIYAFYDKGKYNEFNLASVTPKDILDGEPIVMSILNCKVVDSSKIAPHRVLSNPDFATLKNELESPAPTLIKLTKKYLEAQVKIPEVNNIGESSYPNALTPNHLLKTFSTGRIISNTRETGSVPKEIDQFVKLTIPDGKSIAAFPLEDVSIEKILDVIPKTIMLRNYPNVTMRSQNVYSDPLPGFQEVRMLLADKAPKEIVLSANYLKQEEKTFNASLRTPDIIIYLGEPAPLKDIKLNTLSPTKCLELFPTTFHLRTNNDTSFRTSAELTPNPGYDFQDVKKLFAKQGEHVVALTKCYLEQQSALNEVEKHGSSLNSSNSGFYFIQGKAPAMFCSSDKLDPSYLMSLSEELIEISNCTGSTQANSLFRYNVTQDFETVLQELLSKNSVTFVLSKSYLLKQATRLDKNWNDMQYIQTENTHIYISMKDERLGAYPARKATPALLLGFFTEIFITNSYPDKDKEFTKYLADDFNDFSVVKNILLEDRFISFQISRQFLKNCCKKSISSEVKGTKDCTAVSSVNSSSNYNEGIQVTDNSIAKRQILLSEAAIVQLNATIQKTINYISKGDEKERERSSSKKVSLFNTELETDDETHDFISTLKTSEDLKKVVNGYPKFKEWRYIGGKDESEIDERFSSKDNMIAQVSINHELENIKKPEEFLNSTALEVTMERRYKDIKFTLTNRGKSDLPGNSKFVVQYSIEHHGVAHVADVTLDMGPHKLLIGSKKHLLWSPPCPIHNGIVVDVVELSTEDGFVFYSGKVHDNNFELSTPALSYEHLEVNEQYYNSLEKRKQVNLLVRAMYQRNLFPLILQQDKLGRNMIC; translated from the coding sequence TTGGCTGGTAACATTGcaatttcattcaaagtAAGTGATAGATACTTAAAGTATCAAAGCCAAAAATTCGACTCTAATAATGCGGAACCTGTTACCATCAATGATGCACAGGTTGGAGGCCAAAAAATTTATGCTTTTTACGATAAAGGAAAATACAATGAATTCAATCTAGCTAGCGTAACTCCAAAAGATATCCTAGATGGAGAACCGATAGTAATGTCTATCCTTAATTGTAAGGTCGTCGACTCTTCAAAGATAGCACCTCATCGTGTTTTGTCAAATCCTGACTTTGCCACTCTTAAAAACGAATTGGAATCCCCAGCACCAACCTTAATCAAATTAACCAAAAAGTATCTAGAAGCTCAAGTAAAGATACCTGAAGTGAACAATATTGGTGAATCATCGTATCCAAACGCTTTGACACCTAATCACCTTTTGAAAACATTCTCAACTGGTAGGATTATTAGCAATACTAGAGAAACAGGATCAGTAccaaaagaaattgatcaGTTCGTAAAGCTTACGATTCCAGATGGTAAATCTATAGCCGCTTTTCCCTTAGAAGATGTGTCCATCGAAAAAATTTTAGATGTAATACCCAAAACCATAATGCTGCGAAACTATCCGAACGTGACTATGAGAAGCCAGAATGTTTATTCTGATCCTTTACCAGGATTTCAGGAGGTACGTATGTTACTCGCAGACAAGGCACCGAAGGAAATAGTCCTTTCTGCTAATTACTTGAAGCAAGAGGAAAAAACATTCAATGCAAGTTTACGTACTCCAGATATCATAATTTATCTAGGGGAACCTGCGCCACTCAAGGATATAAAGTTGAACACGTTATCACCAACTAAATGTCTAGAGCTTTTCCCAACTACTTTTCATTTAAGGACGAACAATGACACGTCCTTTCGTACATCAGCAGAGCTCACTCCAAATCCAGGTTATGACTTTCAAGATGTGAAGAAACTTTTTGCAAAACAAGGGGAGCACGTTGTGGCCTTAACCAAATGTTATCTGGAACAACAAAGTGCTCTTAATGAGGTCGAGAAACACGGCTCGTCTTTGAACTCCAGCAATAGTGGTTTCTACTTTATCCAAGGAAAAGCTCCTGCTATGTTCTGTTCATCAGATAAACTTGATCCAAGTTATTTGATGTCTCTTTCTGAAGAACTCATCGAAATCAGCAATTGTACCGGTAGCACACAGGCTAACTCATTATTCCGATACAATGTGACGcaagattttgaaactGTCCTACAGGAACTACTAAGTAAGAATTCGGTCACATTCgtattatcaaaatcttACTTATTAAAGCAAGCAACTAGGCTAGATAAAAATTGGAACGATATGCAGTATATCCAAACGGAGAACAcccatatatatatttcaatgaaagATGAAAGATTAGGGGCATACCCGGCTCGGAAAGCAACACCAGCTCTTCTCTTGGGTTTCTTTactgaaatttttattactaATTCCTACCCAGACAAAGACAAAGAATTCACTAAATACCTTGCTGATGACTTTAATGATTTTAGTGTCGTGAAGAATATCTTATTAGAAGAcagatttatttcttttcaaatttccaGACAGTTCCTCAAAAACTGTTGTAAAAAGTCCATATCTAGTGAAGTCAAAGGAACAAAGGATTGCACTGCAGTTTCCTCAGTCAATAGCTCAAGTAACTACAACGAGGGCATCCAAGTGACAGACAATTCTATTGCTAAGAGGCAAATATTATTGAGTGAAGCAGCAATTGTACAATTAAATGCAACTATCCAAAAAACGATTAACTATATATCTAAAGGagatgaaaaagaaagggAAAGGTCTAGCTCAAAGAAAGTAAGTCTTTTCAACACAGAGTTGGAAACAGATGACGAAACACATGATTTCATATCTACTTTAAAAACAAGTGAAGACCTCAAAAAGGTTGTAAATGGGTACCccaaatttaaagaatggAGATATATAGGCGGAAAAGACGAATCCGAAATAGATGAACGATTTAGTAGTAAAGATAATATGATAGCACAAGTATCGATAAATCATGAACtggaaaatatcaaaaaacCTGAGGAGTTCCTTAATAGTACAGCCTTAGAGGTAACTATGGAAAGAAGGTACAAAGATATAAAATTCACTTTGACAAACCGCGGGAAGTCTGATCTTCCTGGAAACTCAAAATTTGTCGTTCAATATTCCATTGAACACCATGGCGTTGCACACGTTGCTGACGTCACGTTAGATATGGGACCTCATAAACTTCTCATAGGAAGTAAGAAACATCTGCTCTGGTCTCCGCCTTGCCCAATACATAATGGTATTGTCGTTGATGTGGTCGAACTTTCGACTGAAGATGGTTTTGTATTTTATAGCGGTAAAGTACATGACAATAATTTTGAGTTGTCAACTCCAGCTCTCTCCTATGAGCACTTAGAGGTTAATGAACAGTATTATAATAGCTtagagaaaagaaaacagGTGAACTTGTTAGTAAGAGCAATGTATCAGAGGAATCTATTTCCATTGATACTTCAACAAGACAAACTTGGGAGGAATATGATCTGCTAA
- the NDAI0B02810 gene encoding uncharacterized protein translates to MYSLNKLTTLTYKNVTVNASITTEDFTEQEFNHVLLKCFGLVDAVQSKDIQWLSDHAECGKIATAHDLEKLRVAFDHGFITISVYDKPVEGTSSLEPEEYVSVDKYPQEEKNLELEQQDDVVGILDDKGVKEMVIVPDNSNCQIESNETKEMEHDLLEDIISKMNVLTKVIKGKQTSKDSELTEETSSITLPLTSDIDKGMYDFFKTKCSREALKDIYQIYERYKPLEALELPSMLKVSVKHFPEKREIRFLITNCGTTPLKEDCRLRYWNDEALGAGDSLRVSLRKIEPGCPVVSVGRYSKKRRYFDNPGKIYMAIRLSGSDLIWRADGSENEVVFYNFTKKAGTVPSHGIF, encoded by the coding sequence ATGTATTCCTTAAATAAGCTTACGACATTAACTTACAAAAACGTTACTGTTAATGCTAGTATCACAACGGAAGATTTTACCGAGCAAGAATTTAATCATGTGTTATTAAAGTGTTTTGGTTTAGTAGATGCTGTTCAGTCTAAGGATATTCAATGGCTAAGTGATCATGCTGAATGTGGAAAAATTGCCACAGCACATGATTTGGAGAAGCTACGTGTTGCTTTCGATCATGGTTTCATTACCATATCGGTATATGACAAACCTGTTGAAGGTACCTCTTCCTTAGAACCAGAAGAGTATGTCTCAGTTGATAAATATCCtcaagaagagaagaacTTGGAACTAGAGCAACAAGATGATGTTGTTGGGATACTAGATGATAAGGGAGTGAAGGAAATGGTCATAGTTCCAGATAATTCGAATTGTCAAATTGAATCTAATGAAACCAAAGAAATGGAACATGACCTCTTGGAAGACattatttccaaaatgaaTGTATTAACAAAAGTCATAAAAGGGAAACAAACTTCTAAAGATAGCGAGCTAACAGAGGAAACTTCTTCTATTACTTTGCCACTTACGTCCGATATCGATAAAGGTATGtatgatttctttaaaacGAAGTGCAGTAGAGAAGCATTGAAGGATATCTACCAGATATATGAAAGGTATAAACCTTTGGAAGCTCTTGAGCTCCCTTCTATGTTAAAGGTTAGTGTAAAGCATTTTCCTGAGAAAAGAGAGATACGTTTTCTTATTACCAACTGTGGAACTACCCCATTGAAGGAGGACTGTCGTTTGAGGTACTGGAATGATGAAGCTTTAGGAGCAGGAGACTCATTGAGAGTATCATTACGCAAAATCGAGCCTGGATGTCCGGTGGTTTCTGTAGGACGTTACTCAAAGAAGAGGAGATATTTTGACAATCCTGGGAAAATCTATATGGCGATTAGACTTTCCGGCAGTGATTTAATCTGGCGAGCTGACGGCTCAGAAAACGAAGTTGTCTTTTACAACTTTACGAAAAAGGCGGGAACCGTTCCTTCTCACGGTATTTTTTAA